In one Chryseobacterium camelliae genomic region, the following are encoded:
- a CDS encoding glucose-1-phosphate adenylyltransferase, whose amino-acid sequence MKHNVISIVLGGGRGTRLFPLTYTRSKPAVPIAGKYRLVDIPISNCLNSGLNKILVLTQFNSASLNSHIKNSYHFDIFSQGFVDILAAEQNVENDNWYQGTADAVRQSMKHLEKYDYEYILILSGDQLYQMDFREMLDFHIEKGGDVTIATIPVNAKDATGFGILSSDDEGNITSFVEKPAYDALEDLKSEVSEENKHKGKEYLASMGIYIFTKSILKKMFDDGAGDDFGKDIIPSSIGKYKTLSYQYEGYWTDIGTIESFYEANLDLCQDLPQFNLFSTSPIYTRARMLPPSKINGSYVSKAIFGDGCVIMADKIENSIIGNRTRIDKGSTIVNSYIMGSDFYQNTDEILKNDKKGVPNMGVGRYCYIEKAILDKNCYIGDNVRIIGGKHLKDGDYGTYSVQDGIVVVKKGAVLTSGTHIG is encoded by the coding sequence ACTTGGTGGGGGAAGAGGCACAAGGCTTTTTCCATTGACGTATACAAGATCAAAGCCGGCTGTTCCTATTGCGGGAAAATACAGATTGGTAGATATTCCTATTTCAAATTGTTTAAATTCAGGATTGAATAAAATATTGGTTCTCACTCAGTTTAATTCGGCTTCTCTTAATTCACATATCAAGAACTCATATCATTTTGATATTTTTAGTCAGGGATTTGTTGATATTCTGGCGGCAGAACAAAACGTAGAGAATGATAATTGGTATCAGGGAACAGCAGATGCAGTGCGCCAGTCGATGAAGCACCTGGAAAAATATGATTATGAATATATTTTAATTCTTTCCGGAGATCAGCTATATCAGATGGATTTTAGAGAGATGCTGGATTTTCATATTGAAAAAGGAGGCGATGTGACTATCGCAACCATTCCTGTCAATGCGAAAGATGCAACGGGTTTTGGAATTTTAAGTTCTGATGATGAAGGAAATATTACTTCTTTTGTGGAAAAGCCTGCTTATGATGCTTTAGAAGATTTAAAATCTGAAGTTTCGGAAGAAAACAAACATAAAGGAAAAGAATATCTGGCTTCGATGGGGATTTATATCTTTACAAAAAGCATTCTTAAAAAAATGTTCGATGATGGGGCAGGAGACGATTTTGGAAAAGATATTATTCCAAGCTCAATTGGGAAGTACAAAACATTAAGTTATCAGTACGAAGGATATTGGACGGATATTGGTACGATTGAATCTTTTTATGAAGCTAATTTAGACTTATGTCAGGATTTGCCGCAATTCAACTTATTTTCAACATCGCCTATCTATACAAGGGCAAGAATGCTTCCGCCTTCAAAAATCAACGGATCGTATGTAAGCAAAGCGATCTTTGGAGACGGATGTGTTATTATGGCTGATAAAATTGAAAATTCAATCATAGGGAACCGAACGAGAATTGATAAAGGAAGTACCATTGTGAATTCATATATTATGGGTTCGGATTTTTATCAGAACACAGATGAAATTTTGAAAAATGATAAAAAAGGTGTCCCGAATATGGGGGTAGGAAGATATTGCTATATTGAAAAAGCGATTCTGGATAAAAATTGTTACATCGGAGATAACGTGAGAATTATAGGAGGAAAACATTTAAAAGACGGAGATTACGGAACCTATTCTGTTCAGGATGGAATTGTGGTGGTGAAAAAAGGAGCTGTTCTGACTTCGGGAACTCATATAGGATAA
- a CDS encoding SRPBCC domain-containing protein has translation MRFFKILAVIIVFLVGAYAASMYFFVEENKKFQIEKEIDYPLDKVFSQFNSLQHFTRWNNFFTSSQTMDIDYYTPYEGKGSAISYVDTKNDRGGEMFIRYENLNKTLKYQLFEGKNENPTLVDVKFKAISPEKTKIIWYVHTPKLSVLKRVENFWTEDRFAENIEKSMANLKNVLGNKVEKDNQMAAIKYDSLMIEKEEEKILLGINISTSNKKDALYKNVVMNYNKVYNYVTMDLGKKDDEFGYPMLMTDADNYKDKEVSYFIGIPLSKKVGITDNNFSFRTINPTQDYVMYYKGTYAGRIRAIQQLIQKAKKDEMRFGDIRQTFIERPTEDQNVNMKLSLSVYK, from the coding sequence ATGCGTTTTTTTAAAATTTTAGCGGTAATTATTGTTTTTTTGGTAGGGGCTTATGCTGCTTCCATGTATTTTTTTGTAGAGGAAAATAAAAAGTTTCAGATTGAAAAAGAAATTGATTATCCTTTAGATAAAGTCTTTTCTCAGTTTAATAGTCTACAGCATTTTACCCGTTGGAACAATTTCTTTACCAGCTCTCAAACGATGGATATTGATTATTACACTCCCTATGAAGGAAAAGGAAGTGCGATAAGCTATGTTGATACTAAAAACGACAGAGGTGGAGAAATGTTTATCCGTTACGAAAACTTAAATAAAACATTAAAATATCAGCTTTTTGAAGGCAAAAATGAAAATCCTACGTTGGTAGATGTGAAATTTAAAGCAATTTCTCCTGAAAAAACTAAAATTATCTGGTATGTTCATACCCCGAAACTTTCTGTACTGAAAAGAGTGGAAAACTTTTGGACCGAAGACCGGTTTGCTGAAAATATTGAAAAAAGTATGGCCAACCTGAAAAATGTTTTAGGGAATAAAGTGGAAAAAGATAATCAGATGGCAGCCATAAAATATGACAGCCTTATGATCGAAAAAGAAGAAGAAAAAATATTGCTGGGAATCAATATCAGTACTTCCAATAAAAAAGATGCTTTATATAAAAATGTGGTGATGAACTACAATAAAGTGTATAATTATGTAACCATGGATTTGGGGAAAAAAGATGATGAGTTTGGCTATCCGATGCTGATGACGGATGCAGATAATTATAAAGATAAAGAAGTGTCTTATTTCATTGGGATCCCGTTGTCTAAAAAAGTTGGAATTACGGATAATAACTTTAGTTTCAGAACGATAAATCCTACACAGGATTATGTGATGTATTACAAAGGAACCTATGCCGGAAGAATACGGGCGATTCAGCAGCTTATTCAAAAAGCTAAAAAAGACGAAATGCGCTTTGGAGATATTCGCCAGACTTTCATAGAAAGACCTACGGAAGATCAGAATGTGAATATGAAGTTATCCTTATCGGTTTATAAGTAA